The Camelus bactrianus isolate YW-2024 breed Bactrian camel chromosome 13, ASM4877302v1, whole genome shotgun sequence nucleotide sequence AGAGTCTGTTCCCTTCATAGGGGCTCTCCGAAATGGGAGGACGGTGGCCCCACCTCTGCGGGTGGGCCTGAGCGTCAGTCACAGAGTAGGGGACCCTGCTCCCCACTGGGCGTGTCCACTCTCCCGCCAGACGAAAGACGACGCTCAAAGGACGACAGCAGCTCCGGGTTATTGGGCACACTGACCTACATGGCCGTCGGAGGAGGTGGGTTTGGAGGGCGGGGAGCCGGGAAAGGTGGGGCGGGCCCTGCGGCCGGCGTCCCTCAcggcctcctcttcctccaggacTCATGGCCATGGCGCTGCCCGCGCTGGGCTTCGCGGGCACCGGCATCGCCGCCAACTCGATAGCCGCCTCGCTGATGAGCTGGTCGGCCGTGGCGAACGGGGGCGGAGTGCCGGCCGGCGGGCTGGTGGCCACGCTGCAGAGCCTGGGTGAGTgcggggctgggccctggggcagggacaCCAAGGCCAGGGGCCCTCGTGACTGCACTGAGCCGTTCTCACAGGCTAACTCAGCTCTACGAGGTGGGGAGCCTTATAATCCCCACCACTCAGTGGGGAAACCGAGGAACCGGCGATTCAGTAATTTACTCAAGTTCTCCCAGCTAGTTAGCaccagagccaggactcaaacccagtcAGTCTGATTTTTGAGTTTCAGCCATTTCAGGTCGGGTGCCTCACTAATGCTTTGGCCAAGTCACAAGTCTCAGTTTCCCTACGTGTTAACCAGGATAACCATCCTCAGTTTAACATTTTATGAATCTTCCCAATCTCAGAGAACCAGAGTGGCAAAGAAATGTGGTGAAGTCACCCAATTCAGTCTCATACAAACTCTGGTCTTGCATTTCTTGAGCACTGGGAAGGGGATAGAGAGCACAGAATGGTGCTTCTGAAAAACATACATTcactcccctttctctctctaccccactccctgccccgcCTCAAGCATCCAAAATCCTAGAGAATAAACGTCCCTGACAAACTGCCCCTCTAGTTTTCTGAATTCTCCatcttctctcagttctggatGACAAAAGCCCAAAGAATCAGCGCAAAAGGACAGAGCCCTTCTCCCAGGGGGCAGAGAGGAAGACACAGACCAGGCTGCACCCCAGCAGTGGGAGGTGAAGGGTGTGAACAAGGCTAGGGACAGTCCTGTGCTGTAAGATGGCCATCCTCTCACATGTCACAGGGTTGTGACGAGGATGGAATATCTTACTTACAAACCCCCAGCACCCACAGGGAGGTCTCCACAGAGGCGACAGTTAGCATTACTAACAGTGCATTCACTGCAGACTTGAAGAGAATGatctcatttctgtctttttcatctctgaaaATCACCTCTGACTTGAGATGCCAAgttggggggtggaggtgggggcagggttcACTTTGCAGAAGTCCTGTCCCCTCTAGGGCCCCTATTTCTccatttggaaatgaaaaggttGAACTTGACCAAATGTTTCCAGACATTGGGATTCCTGGGCCTGGTGCCTGGGCCCCAAGTGACCCAGTTGTATTTGCTTTACAGGGGCTAGCGGCGGCAGCGCCCTCATGGCCAAGATTGGGGCCTTTTTGGGCTACACCATCCACAATCAACTTGAAAACCAGAAGGAGACAAAGGACAAGGAGTAGTCAGCAGCTCCCCAGAactcctctttcctccttcctccttgtcCTCCTTTTTCTAGCTGTAGTCCAGAGCTTCTGCTGTCACACTTGGCAATGAcctaagttgaaaaaaaaaaaacacagaataaaCTCCTCTCTGAAAGCACTGTGTCCTGCTGTGAGTCGCACTCGCTATGCAAAGCCCAACAAGACATGGCTCTGGTCCGCCTCATGCGCACGCCCACCTCTTTCCCTCTAAAGGCCATCACGGCTCCCGGAGCACGGCTAGCTGATTTCGTCTCTGAGCCTTGGCATGCTTTGTTCTCTCTGCCTAAAATGTCCTTCCAAACCTCGTAACCCAGCTCAGACATCCCCTCCTCTGGGACTCCTTCCCAGGAGAGCTTCCCCCGTCACAGCATGAATGCTCAGGCTCCATTTCATGCagattctttctcttctccctgagAGAAGCTTCTAGCTACTTCTCTGATAGGCAGGGATGGAGAAGCCAGACCTCCATCCCCTGAAGAAGCACTAAAGTGGTCTCCCTCACATGGAGAACATAAGGCCAGATGTTTGCCTCGGGGGGAGAGTGTAACAGCAGGCTGGGCGCTCAGCAAGGCCTCCCTTCCCTCAGAGAACTCTCGGGACAGGCTGGGCAGTTTGCACCAGGAGCCTGCACGCCTCCTGAGTGGGAGGGGAGGCCAAGCCAAGCCCTTGGGAGGGTTTGAGGTTTGGGAGGCCTGTCCAGTGAAACAGAGTGCCTGGGCCGAGGTGGGCAGAGGGCCAAGAAGCCCCAGTAATCAAATGGCAGTGAAGGTCGGGCTGATTCTAGCACtagtggagacagagagagaactgTGCTGTGGTTCTGGTCTTTGAATGGACAGACCAGGCTCCCAGGGAGATCTGCACTCCTGGGAAGCCGCCATGTGTGAACCACAAAATCTGGTCACTAAAGGGCCAAGCCAGCTGCCCTCAAgcctcctccacccagccccacctctAATCTAGAACTTCTTTGATTTCAAACATGTGTGGAGATGGGTGAGAGGCTCCATTCTGCTTGCTCCTGCCCACAAGTCCAATGCCCTCTCTGCAGATGGCAATGTTTGCCTCAGCTAGCTTGCCCCAGGCTCCAGAGCAGCACTGTTTGTGGACAAGGGGCACAGGTGGTGAAGGCACCATCTGTACCCCAAACACTGTCTCTACAGCTTGTGTCCAAGAGGAGAAGCTGAGCTGAGTCCCCTGACCTGATAATCACCATGGGCTGCAGCCGAGTCCTGCCATGGTTAGGGCCTCCCCAAAAGGATAGATGGAGTGGACTTCTGCCCACGGAGGGAAGTGGGGTCTCAAGCATCACACTCTCCAAGGCCTGGTAATGGCACCACCGTCCATTTGTAGAGTTGATATCCCAGAGACAGAAACAGGTGTCCCTCGGCTCCTCTCAGGGAGGGCACTGAGTCTAATTTGTCTCtcctccccagtgcctggcacagccctggcacacagtgggggcTCAGTGTATGTGGGTAGAATTGAACTGAGGCCAGTCTCCTCCCATCTACCTGTCCCTTCACCTTCCTCAACCTTCATGGGAAGGAGGGACTGGACCACTTGTTCTTTCCCTGAGGGACCCACTGTCACTATCATGaaggcctgggaggagggggacctGAATCCCCTCTAACACTGTGGTCAAGTTAACACAGGCCCCTAACCTTTTATTCAGTATCCCCCAGCACAGATGAGGCTTCAGATAAGGCCGTGGAGCAGCGTGGTTAGGAATGTTCCTCTGAAGTCCTACAGATGTCCTGCCATCTCCCACCTGTGTGCCCTTACATGAGTGCCTTCAATTCTtagtgcctcaatttcctcctctggaGACTGAGAATGAGAACAGCATGTACCTCACAGGATTTTTGTTATGAGATTAGACgaaacagagaacagaaggaGTCTAGCATGATGCCTAGCATGTggtaaacactcagtaaatatccATTATTATTATGACTAAGGGCTTGCATAAAGCAAAGAGGAAATAGCCAAATAACAACCAGGAATGAGGTAATCTAACTTTGGAGTCAAGCTTTACTTTCTGGAGCTCACAGCCCCTGTTCTTCCTTCCTCCTACGGATGGGCACCCTGTCCCCAGGGGCATACACCCCCCTTTTATTCCCTAGACATCATATTGCCTAGAACAGCATCAAGGCCAGAGAGGAATGGACAGCTCTGCCCCCAGATTTTAGATCTGAGGCCTCAGCAGTTCTCAGGCTGAATGGCCCTGACAATGACTCATCTTTAAGGAGATCCTCTGCCTACCACAGGACCCCTTTGGGCCTGGGCAGGGTAACTACTCACTTTCACTCTGCAGGCATTTACTGGGCACTCattctgtgtcaggcactgtgccaggtgttAAGGACACTGCAGTGGGAAAGACCCAGCTCCTACCTACCTGGAGCTCTCAGTGCACAAACtaggagcccccccccccaaagtatccatgacttcccttcttcctccctggtCACCACCTCCTCGCTCCCATCTCCTTTCACCCTTCCTGGGCTTTGTCAATTTTCACAGACCACAATCATCTTGTCTACAAAGTATGAGACAGAATGATGAACACAGACCAGAATTCGCTAGTGCAGCAAGTCAGGAGATGCTAATCACCTTTGGACTTCTCCTTGGCAATGGCCTTCAGAGAGACACAAAGCTGAGTCCTGGCCCAGCTCCAGGGTGGGGTGCTCAGGCAGGTTATTTGCCCTCTCTGAGTCCCAGCTTCCTCGTTTTTAAAACCAGAAGGGTGTTGGACATCAGAGTCTCTGGTGCTTCCTGCCCTAAATCTGCTGAGCCTGAAGTATAGGATTCGGAATCTCCTGGGTCCTGTCAAGCTCCCAGCTCTCTGagagttgattttatttttggaaactgCCAAAAGCCACCCAGTGGTGCCAACTTTGGTGACTAAGGTGGGTGATTGTGCTGAAAGATGCCGTGTTTGGTCACAAATGAGGGTGACTAGAAACTAGCAGGGCAGTTCCTCACTCTGGGACCACGCCCTAAGAAAAGTCCAAAAATAGATCCCATCTGTGTGGCTGACTTGATGGAAAACAACGGTTGAGGTCCTCTGACATCAtttctctctggacctcagtgtcCTAGTCTATAaaacggagggagggaggagttgGACTCTCCTCTAgacatggaatgtctttccaaAGTGCTGAAGTTATCGGTGTATTGCTCTTTGATAAAAGTCCCTTTAGctagaaatttcttttcttctttaagggCTTCCCTGGTCCCCAGACTCTTCCAAGTCCACCTACTTCCTCTCCGCGGGCGCCTCCCACAACCCCATTGTGCGCTGCACCAGTATGGCCACCAGGTGGCAGTACAGTCTCAGCCTGGAATCCTCATCAGCCTGACTCATCCTTGAGCAGCTCCACAACCAACAGACCTCCCTGGGGCCGGCCCTGGATGCTGAAGACCAAAATGAATCAGACCCTGGCCCTGTTCTGCAGCAGGAGATCCTGAAACTCATGGGAGTGGTCAACCCTGAGAATCCCTGCAGGGtctgcctctcctcctcttccaggcCCTCAGTCCTACAACCCTGGGGTCTCCAAACTCATGGGCACCACATTCAAGACCCTCTGCAGTCAGATCTCACCTCCAGACTTATAGCCTGTGCTCCCAGACCTAAGTTACAGGAACTGAAAGGAAATGATAGGAGCACACCAAACACACACTTCTTATCTGGGCAGCAGATGGTGATGCTGGGAACAGGGCATCCCTGGACCCTGCCTCGAAGAGGGTGTAGACCAGCAGAGGGCCTGGGTCAGCAGTAGCTGGAGGGAGCTGAGGCAGAGGAGGTCTGTGGCTTCCTGTGAATAACTGAAGAGCCACTTCCTTTAAGCAGatggctgtgggggaggggcagaaaatTAGGAAGAATGGGCTTCCTGGCTcagggggagaggaaggcccTAGGAAGACCCTCTGAAGAGGCCCAGAGCAGCCTtctattttctttccctctggggtctccctgGAGCAGACAGTGCAGACAGGCAGGTTCACACCTTTCCCATGTGCTATGAAGCCACTGGGGAAAGTCAGGTTACATTTGTACAAGATCAGTAAAGAAACAGAGCCTTGGTTACTCCAAAAAGCAGGCCCAAAGGCACTTCCAGGCATGCAGGAAGCTAGGCCAGACATTTGCTCAAAGGCCTTCCCCCTGACTTCCCCATGACATCTCCTTCTTCACTCTTAGGTCTCCACTTAAATGTCATCTATTCAGAGAAGTCCTCCCTGACCACTACTTTACAGCAgcctctttgttcttctttaccacagtggttcccaaacttatCTGCAGCTGGGAGTTACCTGGGGCCTTTGAAATTTACTGATAACTGTGTCTCACCCACAGAGATTTTGATTTAACTGTCTGGGGGTATAGCCTGGGGCTTGGGAAGTTAAAAAaatctccaggtgattccaatgtgcagacAAGTGAGGAAACCACTGTATTAGCATCTTATCCTGTTT carries:
- the IFI6 gene encoding interferon alpha-inducible protein 6 isoform X1; its protein translation is MRQKAVSLFLCYLLLYTCCGEETDERRRSKDDSSSGLLGTLTYMAVGGGLMAMALPALGFAGTGIAANSIAASLMSWSAVANGGGVPAGGLVATLQSLGASGGSALMAKIGAFLGYTIHNQLENQKETKDKE
- the IFI6 gene encoding interferon alpha-inducible protein 6 isoform X2, encoding MRQKAVSLFLCYLLLYTCCGEETGLMAMALPALGFAGTGIAANSIAASLMSWSAVANGGGVPAGGLVATLQSLGASGGSALMAKIGAFLGYTIHNQLENQKETKDKE